TATTAGAAGCATCCTAAAGGCTAAGCAACCACTAAAGAAGTGGAAGTTCAAATATCATAAAGCAGAAACACCTAATCAAAGAAGGCTTATGAATTTACATAAACACAGTGTCTTACATTGTGTTCCAAAATTTACCACCTCTTCTGAAAAAAGCAACAGACTAGGAGCGTGAAAAGCTTATGTCCAGATGAAAGTAAGTTTTCGTACACTGGTTTCTTAGTCTTCACATGCTTGTCACAGACCTATATATGCACATGTACTGGTGTGAACAACACTATCTAAAGACATTTCCAGCCTTTTATTTACTTCTTCACATGCCATTTCTCAAAACAACTGTTTTCAGGGCTGTGGTGTAAAGTGGATCACTAAAACTGCAGTATTTAAACCACAGCCTGCTCTTGCCTCACAGTGAGTAACACTTATTCCTGTACCACAAGGTCAGCCAACATCTTCAACTGATCTTGCCACCAAATAAAGGTTTTCAAGCAATTATACATTTTCTGCCTGGTAGACATGCACGTATTCCTCCACCTGCATTACCATTTATTATGGCAAGAGTTCGTAACTGAAGCGATGCACaggtttcaaaaataaaaggtgGGGGCTGAGAGGCAAAATAGTAAGCGTTTTGAtcttctgagaaagaaaaccctGACACGCTCCTCCTTCACCACAGTGCAGTTCTTACCATTTGTTCCTTTCTGCAAACAATCAATGCCGAGGGcaggattattttctttcacttgccTAGCCCGCACTTCAGTCATAGTCTGTATTGGATTCATACCGCTGTTCTCCGCAAGTGCCATGGGAATTACCTCCAGGGCATCTGCAAAAGCTCTCATGGCATACTGTTCCAAAGATGGGCACTAGgggaaaagacatttaaattcATACAGCTATAAACTCCAATGTTagcaaaagcagattttcacACTAGCTGTAAAACATATACATGATATGCAGATTTTCTTGGGAATATGCATCTCAATAACCAAACGAATGCCTTTGGATGGTAACTACttgcaaattaaaacaatttcaaaCTGCTCttatcataaaaagaaaaaggtactCGTAATGACTTTTTACGGAGAGCAGAAGGAACACTTTTAACATTGGTTATCAGCACATGTCAGGAAGTTCCATAATGTGCACTTTCTGGAATCTCTTAAGATGGACTTAAGCCTTATTTACCCTTCATAAATTAAGGAAAGTTGTTAACTGTTCCCTTCTTACCTTATCTGCTGCTTCACTGACTGCCAAGGCACAAGAGATTTCAGCTGCACCACCACCATACACAATACGATTATCACGAACAAGATTCCGGATTACACACAATGCATCATGAAGAGATCGCTTTGCTTCTTCAATAATCTGGAATTATAGAATAGCATGTATTTTACAATATACACAATGGAAGGCTATGGAGATCTGTTTCCTAATACAGAAATGGAAACTGCAAACAACCTGTAGGATCTTTTCATGGTTCTAATGCAGTTCCACTGCTGCTATGTTAcactatttcaaaatacaaaatgttagACACACAGTGGcagagaaggaataaaaaaaatacacacctTTTCAATGTTATTTGTTAAATCTATAAATTGAAATGACAAAAACTTACATGATCATGTTTTCAATCTTGCATATTTCCAAGATGCAAACCACTTAAATTTAAATGCCAACATTTTCACACTGCAATTTACGTCAACTCCCAACTTCAAAAGATGTAGAAGGATTTAACAAGTTATGCTAACCtttaaagcagtatttattAAAGAACTCTTCAGACTAGGGGTTATGTTCTTTTCTCTCTAAGGATTTTCAATCAAAGTAGGACTTGACCTATACTAAATATAGTTTAACACTAACAGTACAAGCAAGAACAAGGTTAAGTacataagcatttaaaatggtCTCATTCTGGGGGcaatggtggtggtggtttagtttgggtttctttttttttaactggactAAATCAGAAGTGACATACCTAGGTCtataataaaaccaaatctttcaaaaatgctAGTATGTTTTTACGCATAAAAGTGACCCtccaatgagaaaaaaaaccccaacaaattaGAGCATACACAGGTAAAATTACTTCTATGTGAACTATATGGTCTAACAGTGAGAAAACAAAGTTACCATTCAAAAACACAGGATCTGAATCTAACAAGCTACTTCTAACACAGTCACAACTGCCTACAACCCTCCCTTTCTTCTATTTGTCCACACCGCAAGCATAATTTAGACAAAACCAAGAAGAGTTAATATGCTTTTGAAGGAAACTACACATTCTGCAACTTACGTATCAAACACTCATAACATCTAAGCATCTCaccattttatttcctcctctaATGAAAATGGTCACAGCTCTGGAATTCTGACACTGTTCAATGACAAGCATTCTGTCCTTCGTTGTTCCAAAGGAGATCTCTCGGACAATACCCGCAAAACCCAATTTCTCTGCTGTGAGTTCACAGAAGCGAGGAACAATGCGTCCTCCAGTTGCAATGGCGATTAACTGAAATTAAGCAACCATCAGTTATTTCGAGAAGACTTTTCCATTATGTTTTTTGTAACATAAAACTAGTGGAAGAGAATCTGTCAAATGCCTATTCCAAAACATTATCTTCCCATCACTTTAAAGTATTTCAGGCAATGCCTTGTTTCTGCAAACAGCGAGACTAAAGCAGAAACATTCCTAGCCACATAAAACTTTTAACAAGTAATATGCATACACTCCAGTTATAAACCATAGTCCCATTCACTGTAGGTTCTTCCCACCGACCCCAACAATTTGTCTCCAATACCCACCCACACATGATTACGCAGTTCCACCCAGAAAGCCTGAACTTTTAACTGGTACAGCGTATTACTTAACAAATGTTTGAGAACTGGTACAAAGCCCAATTTTAGAAGATTTTACTTACTTCTATTTCAGGTCCACCAACCCAACGAACAGCAGGCAGCTCATTCTGGAGCAGCAAGTGATTTGCCTCATCATCAAAACCCCACTGGCAAATAGCAAGGTTTGCACCAGTGTCTTTTATCTGAAAGCAACACACAACATCAATCTTCTGATCAGAGCTAACACAGGAATGAAAAACAACTTCTTCATGATTTTAATTCTCCTCATTTTCACAAAACATAAGTCTGAAGAAGAACCATCTGGCATACATAGAgatcaaaataaatttcaaaccAGGGTGGTATCTCTTTCTTACGTAAACTTAACTTTTATACATAGTCTTACAATCACTTGTATGTTGCCTCCTATCAGGATTATTAGCTCATTTCTAGAAATAAATCCATGCACTACACTACTTTGTGTAAAGACTATGaaaaacatagaaaataaagaaataatcttAAAGACTACCTGTTTCACCATCTCTTCAAACTTCTCCTTTTCATATTTCTGCAGTGCCTTGTAATCGTCCACAGATGTGACATCAAGCTTATGCTTGGTTTTAGGCTTAGGTGGTTCGAACGGACAAGTAAGGATTGCAATTTTAGCATCTTTAAGCTCctatacaattaaaaaaaaaaagaaaaagttgagtTTTGACCTCAGTAACACCTCTTTCTTGTATTTGCAAAACATAGACATATCTTTAATAACACAGGGACAGGAAGGAACATGAAGATCATCTGACTGATTCTAAAGTGAAACTAACTATACCCAAGTAATTCGATCAAAAGTCTCTATAGcctactgtcctggttttggctgggatagagctgattttctttctagtagctggtatagtgttaagttttggatttaggatgagaagaatgtggataacacactgatgttttcagttgttgctaagtagcgtttagactaagtcaaggattttgcagcttctgatgcccagccagcacgaaggctggaggggcacaaggcgttgggaggggacacagccaggacagctgacccaaactggccaaaggggtattccataccgtgtgacgtcatgcccagtatataaactggggggagttggcctggggagatcgctgctcgggaactaactgggcatcggttggcaagtggtgagcaactgcactgtgcatcacttgttttgtacattccaatccttttattattactattttattattgttattattattatcgttattattttcttcctttctgttctattaaactgtttttatctcaatccacaagttttATTCCCCCgccccgattctctcccccatcccactgggtgggggggaaagtgagtgagtggctgtgtggtgcttaaaccacaacacccacTTAGAACAAATTCCACAGCTTCAAGACACTGTTTAAGCCCTTAACAATCTTTACCAGCGATGTCTTTTTACagtttaatgtttaaaaaaaacaaaacacaaaaaaaccgcagaaaaaaaacttcagtgAAACCATTATTTGCCCTATCCACCATGACCAGTGAGAATACTACATACTTGTCATCATAGCCACGTTTTATGTACTACATGACTGAAATTTTCTACTAGGCTTCCTTTTTCTAGGATAAACCATGACAcctattagaaaaatattttagaatagtAGAAATTTTAAATTGCCTCCCCCTTTCTTGAAGTATGCTGCACAAAGACTTAGAGACCTTACCTACACCAAGTATACTAGGACAGCTTCTGGGGTGTTCAAAACAGGGCAACATGGCAACTCAAAGTTTAAGAAGCATTTCCTGATACTGAGTTGCATTAAGCATCTAAAACATATTACACACTATGGATGatcatttctgcttctgcaaagAACTCTGCACCTATCCCCACTTAGTTGTACAGTAATTCCCCCTGCCCGCATTTCTCAAGACTGTTGTAAATTCTAACTCAGTCTCTTCCAACATGAAAAATTTAATGctcctctcccccttctctGTTACTGTATGAGTGAAAACCCAAGCCAAACCACAATACTGTTTAAATACTTAAGAAATGCTAGAACAGCATTTGAACTAGGTTAGACAATCTTATTTAAGCCATTACAGatgagacacacacacagggacATCACTTACTTTAGGCATCTGTGGATGACTGAAATCTTTGTCCACAATCACTCCTTTAACCAGCTGTGTATCTTCCAGTCTACCTCCCACTTTGCCTTGTACTTTGATCAGCTCAAAATCAACATCTTTACGTTCCATATCTGCTACTGTCAGCACAGCATTTACAGCAATTTCTGCCATTTGTCTGTGACAACGGTTAACtctaggtttaaaaaaaatacagtaaggtTGCACTACATTTCCacaatttggaagaaaaagtgatTCTACCAatctcaaacacaaaaaagtatCATTATAGCTAACAGCTTTTATATGCTCCATTAAAAGAGGAAGTCCCGCTTGTTTGTTCACCGAAATAAAAGGTGCTACATatggcagaaagcagaacatGCAATATGGTTTGTCTAAGTAGTCTTTGTGGACATAGTCTCAAGATACAGATTTGAAACAAGTGAGGAGAATTAACTACTAATAATCCATCAAAAGACCAGGATTTCTCCCTTCAGCTCAAGTATTTTTAAGGGAAACTTAAATATTCTTCTGAAGGTTTTGTGACTTACACTTTAGAGCCTAGCGTTGTCTTTGCTGTCTGGATCAGAGGTTCAATGTTCTGTGGATCAACTGTAAAGCTGTCACTGATTTTGTCTAGATGCTCAATTGCAATGCGGGCTGCCTGCTCATAACCATCTGCTATTCTGATAGGGTGAATACCACGATCTAGTAATTGCTCAGCCTGCTCCAATAATGCTCCAGCCAGAACTATAAgacaaaatttcaaaacaacatgTACACTTCCACAGATTGAAGcatcatttttaatgcattatcaaaagattaaaaagtatgacttctgatttttttctgtaatattttcacAGTTCAAGGTTTCTTAAATGACAAAATAACCACAAACAACCCCCTGCTTGCTATGCctggaaagaaaactgcattatGTTGGACCAAAAAGAAGCACAGGCACCAAGGCTGGACAGATAGAagattatgaagaaaattatgcagaaaaatTTTGAAAGTACAAAGAGGAGTCTCAACATTAACTTAAAAAGTAGCCATACTTAGAAAAGACACAAAAACATCTTCTAGACTGAAAGACTCCTAACACAAAAACTGACAAGAATGCCGAAGCAGTAAATACTCTACAAACATGCTACAAAAAAACTACTGTTACTTCATgcaaaatttcttaaaatagctGAAGAAGCGTGATTTTAAAGCCGGAAAAGCcaagttaaatttaaaatctgttcttaCCAACGACTCCAGTAGTTCCATCGCCAATCTCATCATCTTGAGATTTAGACAGCTCCACCATAAGTTTGGCTATCTGGTGATCCACATCCATCATATTCAGGATGGTAGCACCATCATTTGTCACAGTCACCTCACCATCTTTGTCCACCATCATTTTATCTAAgcctaaaaaaatatattcaaagcaTGAAGCAAAATCTAGAAAATCCgaaaaaaaacaattactaAGAAAGAAccattaaaattatatttcattattacCATTGGGCCCAAGGGATGTTCTCAGAGTACTTGCTACAGCCTTTGCTGCCATTATGTGAGACTAGAAAACAAAGGTGAAATAAGTTAAATCATTACCATGCATCCCCAAATTGTAATATTAagctaagaaaaatacaggGGATAAAAAGCTAACGTAAAAATTGCGATTTAACTGACAACAGCCAATTatgactaggaaaaaaaaccaaacccagatcAACACATGTGTAGCGGTTTTATGCCAGAAAACACTTCCCGTGCCTTTTCTTGCACAGCTTGCACTTGCACTGCTAAAGCACGCAAAAGCCCAGCAGCTAAAATGACAGCCCCGAGGTTTAAAGCAGGGAAGCAACAAAAGCAAGCAACGCTAGAAGGACAAGCCAGCATAATTTCGCTCCACTCTTCCGCCAGTTATTTAAATCCCACGCATTCACACGCGGCCGCCTCCTCTCTCAGCCACGGCCTTTTCTTGGGAACAACGACCGAGCTTCAGGCCCGACACGGGGCAGAAGAGAAGGGCTGGGCCCCCCTCAGACCAACAGGCTCCATCCTCCCGCCGAGGCCTAACGGCGCCCGCTCCCAACGCCGGCGtggcgcggcccggcccgcccgcccccggaCGGACCGGCGGCCCCTCGCTCACCTTCAGCGCCTCAAGCCCCATGAGGCGCGTCTTGCGCTCCTGGTCCTTGAGGATGAGGAAGGGCCGCCCATACTCATCGAACGCCAGGGTCCCCATGGCCGACATGGCTGCCGCTGTCTCCCACACACCGGGCGAGCACGAGCCGGAAGCTgccgcgcccgccgcgccgTGACGCGAGCGCGCTCGCCCGCACAGGGCTCCGCGCCTGCGCGGAAGGCCGCCCGCGCGACACATTTCGCGGGCGGGACTTATGTGGCGCCTCCAGCGGACCTTTCTGGAAGCGCCCGGCACGGTGAGGGATGGGCGGTGCTCGCGGACccgtcccccagctgcggggcggggggggcggcgggaagAGAAAGATAATATACGGCGTAGAATACGGGCTGCACCGGGTGACGTGAACGCGAAGGAGTGGGGACAGACACACGGCGGAAGGGTGCGGGCCGTTCCTCTCGGAAGCGCTTTCAGAAAGGTTTCTCTCTCCTGTtcccgtccgtccccccccccacataGCGAAGTGGTATTGCCCTCCCCTATAAATACTGCTGGCGGAGAGCAGCACAGCCGTGGTGCTAAGCGGGCTCCGTGGTGCGGGCGGGCGGCTGGCCGGCGGCTTTGCGGCTGGGCCGTTGTGCTGTGGAGAAAAGTCCCTCCTGAAGGGTAGAACAGTAACCGCTCAGGGCCGTTTCCCTGAGTGCGGGCTCCTGGGCGGTCCGTGGCGGGGAGGTCTCTGCCTGCGCGGCCCTGGAGCTGTGCCGGGgcgcgctgctgcccggccggTGGGAGGAACTGCAGGCTGAAATGGAAACGGCTTTCCTGGCCTGAAAAATTAACCTAGCCCTTCAGCTTCTCAAAGGCAGTAACGTTTCCCTAGGGTCTAGGAATCAGCTAAAAGGCTatatgttttggggtttttttccttctgatataGTATACTGCTTTCTCTTAAGTGAGCACGTGATAAAGCTGTTAGAGAAAATACTCTTCAATGTCTGTCTCCAGGTGTGATGTCCAAGGCGCTAGCGAAGGAGAGCCACGCAGCAGGCCAGCAAGAGGATTGTGAGGGCGGCTCCagaaggaggagctgggggctgTTGGTCACTGCTGGTGTCGGTGGGACCTTGGTGGCACTCTATGCTGTGGTCACCCCCTTCGTGACCCCGGCTTTGAGGAAAGTGTGCCTGCCCTTCGTTCCTGCAACTTCTACTCAGATCCAGAATGTGCTGAAAATGTTAGAGAACAGAAGCGGCTCCCTAGTTGACATTGGTAGCGGGGATGGCCGTATTGTAAGTTATGGACATCACCTTCCTTTTGTATCGCCTCTCAAAAAAAGTGCCAAATGCTCTAGCAGTGACTGCTGTGGTTTGCTCATACTTGGGAATGTCTTGTCTTTGGCATCGAGTGGTTTTGTTTGAGTCATGTGAATAGGCTCGAAGTTGAGAAAGGTTTACATTCAGTTTAGGGGAGTAATCAATACTTTTTGCTCCAGACTCACTTGCAGCTTGATGAGGTAGTGTACAAAATAACTTTATCCTGTTGGCTGGGGGGAGTTGCACAGCATTCATGTGAAAACACACAATCAAAGTATTGGTATTGTGATTGCCATTGGATGAAAGCTATGCTGTGAGATTTGtgtgaggttttttcttttttttttttttccctacatttaaattttcacctatgtttttttaaatgtaggtCAACAGATTACTTTCATACTCTTTCTATTGGTGGGTCATTTTGGCTCTGATTCAGGGGTCTCTCAGGTGCCTACCCAtcactgcttttcaaataaGCGCTCTAATTTTGAGCATTTCTGCTTGTGTATTACACTGTTCTCTCCATGGTCAATTTTGGTGCTCTTTAATTCCAAGGTAGTATCATGAATATGTTAAATTAAACTTTTATGTAAATCATAGACGTACTACAAGCTTACAGCTTTGCCCTGGGAATGTTTAAGTGATTCATTTTGTTCATCTGAATATATCTATTAATTTCAATGGGACTTGTCATAATGGTAAAATGTAGTTTGAGTTTTTGTTCACTATACTACCAGTCTGTTGGGGATTAAAATCTGAGTGATTTGCAGAGGTGCATTCCTTTGGTTTATAttgtaaataaaactgttcaGATGAATACACTTTCTTGGTTTCTAAgtgaagatttattttctttcttgtaggTCATAGCAGCTGCAAAAAGGGGGTTCAAAGCTGTTGGTTATGAATTAAATCCCTGGCTAGTCTGGTACTCCAGATACCGTGCCTGGAGAGATGGGGTGCATCAGAACACCAAGTTTTATATTTCAGACTTATGGAAGGTAGGTGGCAAAGTACGTAAGAATGAATCCGGGATGTTTGAGAGAGTTCCGTAATTTGGAAATACTTCACTGAAAGAACCAGAACACTGACTGGCCACAAGGTGCTGTATTGGGCTTTGAGAAAAGTACTTGAGCCCATAGAAACTGGGCTCAGAGCACAATACCCTGCTCTCCTGGTTTTGTGCTTCAGTGAAGTGCTGTCCTTTTTCAGTACAGGCTCCTTGAGCAAATTATGTTGTGCTTGTGCCTGATGAATGATGTGGGGTGCTGTAATGTCAGGCTTCACTGAGAGCGGATTCTGTGCAGTTAGTAACAAGACTCTCATTCACCTGATGCAAGATCAGAATATCACCTGATATTTCTTTCATCAGACGTGTTCTTTTCTAGCTGTGCAATGTGTTACCTGGTTTTGAGTGTTGCTTTAAGGTAACTTACATGTGACAGATTTTTTCACAATTTTCAATCATTTGAGTCACAATTGCTTCTTTAATGAGGCATGCTTTTTTGGGTCATATTTATGTAGGCCTCTCCCCTGTTATTCCTGTCACAGTTGGGGGGGGTTTGTCTGGTTTTGGCTGCTTTGTTTGTGGTGGTagtggtgttgggttttgttgttttggttttttttttcctttggtgttttctttgttttatttttttaagaatggcATTTTGTAATGGGTGAAGTGGATACCAGGAATTTAGGGGAAAAGTGTGAATGTACTGTTTTATCTTTGTTCAGAGAGGAGCATAGCAAAACTTCATGACTGGGAGAACCTAGGCATTGAAATGCCTGGCAAGTTTTTATAGCTGGCTAACATTTAACAAAAGTGGGGGTAAACTTAAAACATACATCATTTTAATATATACAGGAGTTGTGGAAAAACTTAGCCATGAGTAAAATCACATAggtattttctaaattaatacTTTCTGTGCTGCTAGAGTTGGTGCCATATTCTTGGCCAGGCAGTAgaagtttttttgctgttcagtAATATAAAGTTGTCTTTATGTGGAAATTTGTGTGATGAAATGTTGATATGGGAtctcctttcttatttttggtCTAAATCCCTGTTGAAAGGAGTGCAGCTAGAGGGATTAGGAGAAAAGAATGGAGAGAAATTCCCCAAATATAAATGCCATTTTCATTAAGATTTgttctcaaattttattttaggtttctttttcccattatacgaatgttgttgtttttggggTACCTCAAATGGTAAGTTTACtatttttgcattgtttaaTTACTTTAATACCAAGGCATTCAGTGTTAGTACATTCATCTGCAAAATGAACCAACCTGCAGAAAGTCAAATTTAGTTAGTACTAGTATTttgatatttcatttttgcttatGTCGTGGTAAAACTTGTGATGGTATGCAGACTGGAGCTGTGAAAATACACATGGTTTTTTGAGAAGTATTTTCTGTCCATTAGTTCAgaaccaaaatgaaaactgctgtGCTCCAGTTGCTTGGGGGGAAGTTGATAGATTGGTTCTtgaaaatttcaggtttttatattgaaaaaaatgaggagTTTGCAGGGAGAGGATGGAGTAAGAAATTGGCTACAGCTGATTTTTGGGAACCTTGTTAGAGAAGAGTATTGAACTTTGCTTATGTTCTCCAAAAACCGAATCACCTCAAATAGGCCAGCAGCTGGTATATTGAAATAATCCCTTGCTCATGTTAGACTGTGAGGGTT
The genomic region above belongs to Buteo buteo chromosome 20, bButBut1.hap1.1, whole genome shotgun sequence and contains:
- the ATPSCKMT gene encoding ATP synthase subunit C lysine N-methyltransferase; its protein translation is MSKALAKESHAAGQQEDCEGGSRRRSWGLLVTAGVGGTLVALYAVVTPFVTPALRKVCLPFVPATSTQIQNVLKMLENRSGSLVDIGSGDGRIVIAAAKRGFKAVGYELNPWLVWYSRYRAWRDGVHQNTKFYISDLWKVSFSHYTNVVVFGVPQMMPQLEKKLEEELQCNARIIACRFPFPCWIPDHTAGEGIDTVWAYDLKHRRGCETKSLDITPETES
- the CCT5 gene encoding T-complex protein 1 subunit epsilon, yielding MSAMGTLAFDEYGRPFLILKDQERKTRLMGLEALKSHIMAAKAVASTLRTSLGPNGLDKMMVDKDGEVTVTNDGATILNMMDVDHQIAKLMVELSKSQDDEIGDGTTGVVVLAGALLEQAEQLLDRGIHPIRIADGYEQAARIAIEHLDKISDSFTVDPQNIEPLIQTAKTTLGSKVVNRCHRQMAEIAVNAVLTVADMERKDVDFELIKVQGKVGGRLEDTQLVKGVIVDKDFSHPQMPKELKDAKIAILTCPFEPPKPKTKHKLDVTSVDDYKALQKYEKEKFEEMVKQIKDTGANLAICQWGFDDEANHLLLQNELPAVRWVGGPEIELIAIATGGRIVPRFCELTAEKLGFAGIVREISFGTTKDRMLVIEQCQNSRAVTIFIRGGNKMIIEEAKRSLHDALCVIRNLVRDNRIVYGGGAAEISCALAVSEAADKCPSLEQYAMRAFADALEVIPMALAENSGMNPIQTMTEVRARQVKENNPALGIDCLQKGTNDMKQQHVIETLIGKKQQISLATQVVRMILKIDDIRRPGESEE